Proteins encoded within one genomic window of Ottowia sp. SB7-C50:
- a CDS encoding c-type cytochrome, translated as MKTTLSPMFAAAAAVLALSSAPAQAQVTGDAKAGEGKVAMCIGCHGIVGYQASFPEVYRVPRIAGQNAKYIAASLEAYKKGDRKHPSMRGIATSMSEQDIADVAAYYEQQGKQAGAAELPAPREPSAQVAALLQKGACVSCHGDNFSKPIDQSYPKIAGQHADYLYVALKSYRDNANATWGRANPVMAGMAKQFSNAELKAMSKYIASLPGEVKTVPESRFR; from the coding sequence ATGAAAACGACCCTGTCCCCGATGTTCGCCGCCGCTGCCGCCGTGCTCGCACTGTCCAGCGCGCCCGCACAGGCCCAGGTGACTGGTGACGCCAAGGCCGGCGAGGGCAAGGTGGCCATGTGCATCGGCTGCCACGGCATCGTCGGGTACCAGGCCAGCTTCCCCGAGGTGTACCGCGTGCCCCGGATCGCCGGCCAGAACGCCAAATACATCGCCGCCTCGCTCGAAGCCTACAAGAAGGGCGACCGCAAGCACCCCAGCATGCGCGGCATTGCCACCTCGATGTCCGAGCAGGACATTGCCGACGTGGCTGCGTATTACGAGCAGCAGGGCAAGCAGGCCGGTGCGGCCGAACTGCCCGCCCCGCGTGAGCCCAGCGCCCAGGTGGCCGCGCTGCTGCAAAAGGGCGCCTGCGTGTCGTGCCACGGTGACAACTTCTCCAAGCCCATCGACCAGAGCTATCCCAAGATCGCCGGCCAGCACGCCGACTACCTGTACGTGGCGCTCAAGTCCTACCGCGACAACGCCAACGCCACCTGGGGCCGCGCCAACCCGGTCATGGCCGGCATGGCCAAGCAGTTCTCCAACGCCGAGCTGAAAGCCATGTCCAAGTACATCGCCAGCCTGCCGGGCGAAGTCAAGACGGTGCCGGAATCGCGCTTCCGCTGA
- a CDS encoding FFLEELY motif protein yields MVDTTDTTDHVDERQACAHELAHWLMQARHLRIEASAQPQRAARRQALRAFQADRLARTHADLLGSERYQAAAEFFLSDLYGPKDLGARDAEIERVLPRMTNALPLAGLRALQSAAELDALSERLDAAMVDALSAKLDAALADADYAAAYRQVGDAADRSRQIDLIEAVGQTLDSLARKPGLATLLKMMRRPAQLAGLGELQSFLERGFTAFRSMRRADEFLDAVTTRERALSRQLLNGADDLVLPALQHTLA; encoded by the coding sequence ATGGTCGATACCACGGACACGACGGACCACGTTGACGAGCGTCAGGCTTGCGCCCACGAACTGGCGCACTGGCTGATGCAGGCACGCCATTTGCGCATCGAGGCCAGCGCACAGCCGCAGCGCGCCGCGCGGCGCCAGGCCTTGCGCGCTTTCCAGGCAGATCGCCTGGCACGCACGCACGCCGACCTGCTGGGCAGTGAGCGCTATCAGGCGGCGGCCGAGTTCTTCCTGAGCGACCTGTACGGGCCCAAGGATCTGGGTGCGCGCGACGCCGAAATCGAACGGGTGCTGCCGCGGATGACCAACGCGCTGCCGCTGGCGGGTCTGCGCGCGCTGCAGTCGGCGGCCGAGCTCGATGCGCTGTCGGAACGACTCGACGCCGCCATGGTGGACGCGCTGTCCGCCAAGCTGGACGCCGCGCTCGCCGATGCCGACTACGCCGCGGCGTACCGCCAGGTGGGCGACGCGGCGGACCGCAGCCGTCAGATCGACCTGATCGAAGCGGTGGGGCAGACGCTCGACAGCCTGGCGCGCAAGCCGGGCCTCGCCACCCTGCTGAAGATGATGCGGCGCCCCGCCCAGCTGGCGGGCCTGGGCGAATTGCAGTCGTTTCTGGAGCGCGGGTTCACCGCGTTTCGCAGCATGCGCCGGGCCGACGAATTCCTGGACGCCGTCACCACGCGTGAGCGTGCGCTTTCGCGGCAGTTGCTGAACGGCGCCGATGACCTGGTGCTACCAGCGTTGCAGCACACCTTGGCCTGA
- a CDS encoding esterase/lipase family protein, translated as MLSRVLLWWMLTEVVLFGALGRFGLGWSWGATVGLVLGGMLAVRVLMMAITWFMAWRWASPAPALPAGRSVGMVLREVWVFVVAYLAIQPLQRWWMGPDRLRPCSLPVLLVHGYACNRGIWWWMRRQLEADGQVVATLSLEPPWGDIDDFAAQLHERIDAVCAATGAPRVLLVAHSMGGLVSRACMARYGATRVAGLITIATPHGGTAIAPLGLGRCARQMRRGSPWLQAQAPLGVTVPFVSIRTPQDNFVMPQDTQRHPDALDEPLPGVGHMAALFDPGALALVRRHLARFAA; from the coding sequence ATGCTGTCCAGGGTGTTGCTGTGGTGGATGTTGACCGAAGTGGTGCTGTTCGGCGCGCTCGGGCGCTTCGGTCTGGGTTGGTCATGGGGCGCCACGGTGGGCCTGGTGTTGGGTGGGATGCTGGCGGTGCGCGTTCTGATGATGGCCATCACCTGGTTCATGGCCTGGCGCTGGGCGTCGCCCGCGCCCGCATTGCCGGCGGGCCGCAGCGTGGGGATGGTGCTGCGCGAGGTGTGGGTGTTCGTCGTTGCCTATCTCGCCATCCAGCCGCTGCAGCGCTGGTGGATGGGGCCAGACCGGCTGCGTCCCTGCAGCCTGCCGGTGCTGCTGGTGCATGGCTACGCGTGCAACCGCGGCATCTGGTGGTGGATGCGGCGCCAGCTCGAAGCCGACGGGCAGGTGGTGGCCACGCTGTCGCTTGAACCCCCGTGGGGCGACATCGACGACTTCGCGGCGCAGTTGCACGAGCGCATCGACGCGGTATGCGCCGCCACCGGTGCGCCCCGGGTGCTGCTGGTCGCGCACAGCATGGGCGGCCTGGTGTCCCGTGCCTGCATGGCGCGCTACGGCGCCACCCGCGTGGCCGGGCTGATCACCATCGCCACGCCGCATGGCGGTACGGCCATCGCGCCGCTGGGCCTGGGCCGGTGCGCGCGCCAGATGCGGCGCGGCTCACCTTGGCTGCAGGCGCAGGCGCCCCTGGGAGTGACGGTGCCCTTCGTGTCCATACGCACGCCGCAGGACAACTTCGTGATGCCGCAGGACACCCAACGCCACCCCGACGCGCTGGACGAGCCGTTACCCGGCGTCGGCCACATGGCCGCCTTGTTCGACCCGGGTGCGCTGGCGCTGGTGCGGCGGCACCTGGCTCGCTTCGCCGCGTAG
- a CDS encoding DUF1841 family protein — protein sequence MFAPSQADVRRFFCSAWAKQRAGQPMEAIEQLAAGWIGEHPEWHGDFEDADAAVARDYGDGAVGGNPFLHLSMHLSISEQCSIDQPRGIRQSVELLAHRRGDLHAAHHEVMECLGQMLADAQSRQQPPDGDAYVACVQRRATRDGV from the coding sequence ATGTTCGCACCCAGCCAAGCCGACGTTCGTCGTTTTTTTTGTAGCGCCTGGGCCAAGCAGCGCGCGGGCCAGCCGATGGAAGCCATCGAACAGCTGGCAGCCGGCTGGATCGGCGAGCACCCTGAGTGGCATGGCGATTTTGAAGACGCCGACGCCGCCGTCGCGCGCGACTACGGCGACGGCGCGGTCGGCGGCAACCCGTTTCTGCACCTGTCGATGCACCTGTCGATCAGCGAGCAATGCAGCATCGACCAGCCGCGCGGCATCCGCCAGTCGGTGGAGCTGCTGGCGCACCGGCGTGGCGACCTGCATGCCGCCCACCACGAGGTCATGGAATGCCTGGGCCAGATGCTGGCCGACGCGCAAAGCCGCCAGCAGCCGCCCGATGGCGACGCCTACGTGGCCTGCGTGCAGCGCCGCGCAACGCGCGATGGAGTTTGA